From one Alicyclobacillus acidocaldarius subsp. acidocaldarius Tc-4-1 genomic stretch:
- the yfmH gene encoding EF-P 5-aminopentanol modification-associated protein YfmH — MSDARHVSLELPFETRTFRLENGLVVTLMPRPALHQTYAMFATRYGSVDRAFRTDGKVHEMPDGIAHFLEHKMFEDPEMDVFARFAAHGASVDAYTTFDHTAYYFSGTGEIAKHVGTLLDFVQSIHLTDENVEKEKGIIAQEIHMVNDHPDRRAYMELLRAMYHVHPVRIDIAGTVESVQAITKEQLLLCYETFYHPSNMVLVIAGGFDADEIAHVIEENQAKKSFEEPPSIERLYPEEPPTPARSRHWVHFPVQQPRLLVGWKEANGASGSNLIEQDTAMTILLEALFGPTSAFYQSLLDEGLVDKGFSAGYQLSNTFGYTLVGGNTPHPDVLAERIQSHLARERERGIDEEAFERARKKIMGRVLMSLDQNAFLVRNWVAYVLRGAEAFAFADVIAVLQTMTLERANARLREHLRDDNMVISAVVPS, encoded by the coding sequence ATGAGCGACGCTCGGCACGTTTCACTTGAACTGCCGTTTGAAACGCGCACCTTCAGACTCGAAAACGGGCTCGTGGTCACCCTGATGCCGCGCCCTGCGCTCCATCAGACGTACGCCATGTTCGCCACCCGATACGGGTCGGTCGATCGCGCCTTTCGGACGGACGGCAAAGTGCATGAGATGCCCGACGGAATTGCGCACTTTTTGGAACACAAGATGTTCGAGGATCCCGAGATGGACGTGTTCGCGCGCTTCGCTGCCCATGGGGCGTCGGTCGATGCCTACACCACCTTCGATCACACGGCGTACTATTTCTCGGGCACGGGCGAGATCGCCAAGCACGTAGGCACGCTGCTCGACTTTGTCCAGTCCATCCACCTGACGGACGAAAACGTCGAGAAGGAGAAGGGCATCATCGCGCAGGAGATTCACATGGTGAACGACCACCCGGATCGCAGGGCCTATATGGAACTGCTCCGCGCGATGTACCACGTCCATCCGGTGCGCATCGACATCGCCGGCACCGTCGAATCGGTGCAGGCCATCACTAAGGAACAACTTCTGCTTTGTTACGAAACCTTTTACCACCCATCCAACATGGTGCTCGTCATCGCTGGCGGTTTTGACGCGGACGAGATCGCCCACGTCATCGAGGAAAACCAGGCCAAGAAGTCGTTCGAGGAGCCGCCTAGCATCGAGCGCCTGTACCCAGAAGAACCGCCGACGCCTGCGCGATCCCGTCATTGGGTGCATTTCCCGGTTCAGCAGCCCCGCCTCCTCGTCGGCTGGAAGGAGGCAAACGGGGCGAGTGGGTCGAATTTGATTGAACAGGACACGGCGATGACGATTCTGCTGGAGGCGCTCTTCGGTCCTACCTCGGCGTTTTACCAGAGCCTGCTGGACGAAGGGCTCGTCGACAAAGGCTTCTCCGCGGGCTACCAGTTGTCGAATACGTTCGGGTACACCTTGGTCGGCGGGAACACGCCGCATCCCGACGTGCTGGCCGAGCGGATCCAGTCGCATCTCGCGCGCGAGCGCGAGCGCGGGATCGACGAGGAGGCGTTTGAACGGGCTCGCAAAAAGATCATGGGCCGGGTGCTGATGAGCTTAGATCAGAACGCCTTTCTCGTCCGCAACTGGGTCGCGTACGTTCTCCGCGGCGCGGAGGCGTTTGCCTTTGCCGACGTGATCGCCGTGCTCCAAACCATGACGCTCGAACGTGCGAACGCACGCTTGCGGGAGCATCTGCGCGACGACAACATGGTGATAAGCGCGGTCGTGCCGTCCTGA
- a CDS encoding MBL fold metallo-hydrolase, whose translation MWMLAILVVVAAVAALLYALYRRMTADWPRPKRRMPEHRPKPDAWREEGLYLSWLGHSTVLMQMDGVRILTDPVLFPRVGVRAFGWTFGPRRHVDCPIRPEACGPVQLVLLSHAHMDHLDHASLRRVVTRQTVVVTPRGTGYLARWHGPKAVYEMSPGEEIRLEDGTEIAAIEVRHWGSRYPWNRNMGYQGYVVRRGPWSVFFAGDTAATDLSAVKQYEPQIACMPIGAYAPAPFENAHCTPEQAWDMFLQTGAQVFVPIHHDTFVLSREPVDEPLQRLMAVADGDRVWPMRHGEVYYVKSPKSIEKPKRLD comes from the coding sequence ATGTGGATGTTGGCCATCCTCGTAGTTGTGGCGGCGGTGGCTGCGCTGTTGTACGCGCTCTATCGCCGGATGACGGCGGACTGGCCGCGGCCGAAGAGGCGAATGCCGGAGCACAGGCCCAAGCCAGATGCGTGGCGTGAGGAAGGACTTTACCTCTCCTGGCTGGGGCACTCGACGGTGCTCATGCAGATGGACGGCGTCCGCATCCTGACCGATCCGGTTCTGTTTCCACGCGTCGGGGTGCGGGCGTTCGGTTGGACCTTTGGCCCCAGGCGCCATGTGGACTGCCCCATCCGGCCTGAAGCGTGTGGACCGGTCCAGCTCGTCCTCCTGTCGCACGCCCACATGGATCACCTGGATCACGCGAGCCTACGGCGCGTGGTGACGAGGCAGACGGTGGTCGTGACGCCGCGAGGCACGGGTTACCTCGCCCGGTGGCATGGGCCGAAGGCCGTGTACGAGATGAGCCCGGGCGAGGAAATTCGGCTGGAGGATGGGACGGAGATCGCGGCCATCGAGGTCCGGCACTGGGGCAGCAGGTATCCGTGGAACCGAAACATGGGCTATCAGGGCTACGTGGTTCGGCGGGGGCCGTGGTCGGTGTTTTTTGCCGGCGACACGGCGGCGACGGATCTCTCCGCGGTCAAGCAGTACGAGCCGCAGATCGCGTGCATGCCCATTGGCGCGTATGCACCCGCGCCGTTTGAGAACGCCCACTGCACACCGGAACAGGCTTGGGACATGTTTCTTCAGACGGGCGCCCAGGTCTTCGTTCCCATTCATCACGACACGTTCGTCCTTTCGCGCGAGCCCGTGGACGAGCCGCTTCAGCGGCTCATGGCCGTGGCCGACGGCGATAGGGTGTGGCCCATGCGGCATGGCGAGGTCTATTACGTGAAGTCACCCAAATCTATCGAGAAACCGAAGCGGCTCGATTGA
- the thrC gene encoding threonine synthase: protein MEHSVRPGWPGILEVYANFLPVTEHTPRLTLHEGNTPLVYADKLSERLECHVYLKFEGANPTGSFKDRGMVVAVAKAKEAGKRVVICASTGNTSASAAAYAARAGLEAVILIPHGYVALGKLAQAVQYGARIVAIRGNFDQALAIVREVAEPLGMEVVNSINPYRLMGQQTAAFEICDALGRAPDALYIPVGNAGNISAYWMGFTRYYEEKRIHARPKMFGFEAEGAAAIVRGEPIAHPETFATAIRIGNPASWDKAIRAAQESGGAIDCVTDDAIAEAYQLIAQEGVFAEPASAASVAGLLKRHREGGVTRGETVVCVLTGNGLKDPDSAMRLASQEALVVDGDPDAVRRALGGLS, encoded by the coding sequence ATGGAACATAGCGTCCGCCCGGGTTGGCCGGGCATTTTGGAGGTCTATGCAAACTTTCTTCCCGTCACCGAACACACGCCGCGGCTGACGTTGCACGAGGGGAACACACCGCTCGTCTACGCGGACAAGCTGAGCGAGCGGCTCGAGTGCCACGTGTACCTCAAGTTCGAAGGCGCGAATCCGACGGGATCGTTCAAAGACCGGGGCATGGTAGTTGCAGTGGCCAAGGCCAAGGAGGCGGGCAAGCGCGTCGTCATCTGTGCCAGCACGGGGAACACCTCTGCGTCGGCGGCCGCCTACGCAGCGCGCGCGGGGCTCGAGGCGGTCATCCTCATCCCGCACGGCTACGTCGCGCTCGGCAAACTGGCGCAGGCCGTGCAGTACGGCGCTCGCATCGTCGCCATTCGCGGAAATTTCGATCAGGCGCTTGCCATCGTGCGCGAGGTCGCGGAACCGCTCGGCATGGAAGTGGTCAATTCCATCAACCCCTACCGCCTCATGGGCCAGCAGACGGCGGCGTTCGAGATCTGCGATGCCCTTGGACGCGCGCCCGACGCGCTCTACATCCCCGTGGGCAACGCCGGCAACATCTCGGCCTACTGGATGGGATTCACGCGCTATTACGAGGAGAAGCGCATCCATGCGCGCCCCAAGATGTTCGGCTTCGAGGCCGAGGGCGCGGCGGCCATCGTGCGTGGAGAACCGATTGCGCATCCGGAGACCTTTGCGACGGCCATTCGCATCGGCAACCCGGCGTCCTGGGACAAGGCGATCCGGGCCGCCCAGGAATCCGGTGGCGCCATCGACTGCGTGACGGATGATGCCATCGCCGAGGCGTACCAGCTCATCGCGCAGGAAGGCGTGTTCGCCGAGCCGGCTTCGGCGGCCAGCGTCGCGGGGCTGTTGAAGCGCCACCGCGAGGGCGGCGTGACCCGCGGCGAGACCGTGGTGTGCGTGCTGACGGGAAACGGTTTGAAAGATCCAGACAGCGCCATGCGCCTCGCCTCGCAAGAGGCCCTCGTCGTGGATGGCGATCCCGACGCGGTGCGGCGGGCGCTGGGTGGGCTGTCATGA
- the thrB gene encoding homoserine kinase, protein MSPGDMRRSVTVRVPATTANLGPGFDCLGMALQLYNTFTLRLGEPFAVRVSGEAAEVLPKTEDNAVIQAMDRLFAEAGVYRGALPPFALEVDNQIPVSSGLGSSASAIVAGLVLANALLEEYAPDRKLGRDRLLRLATELEGHPDNVAPALLGGGVLAFHDRAGLRTAEVPIPPNLRFVAATPEFALPTELARRVLPKAYPRDEAVENVAQCARLLLALLKPDLDLLRGGMLDYFHEPYRKPLVPGADEVERAAMAAGAYAVTLSGAGPTLLAWCKPDVALRVADEMTLAWRNAGTPCRALVLRPVHGETRAHWKFESTGDEV, encoded by the coding sequence ATGAGCCCGGGTGACATGCGCCGCTCGGTCACGGTCCGCGTGCCGGCGACCACGGCCAACCTGGGCCCCGGCTTCGACTGCCTGGGCATGGCGCTTCAGCTGTACAACACCTTCACGCTCCGCCTCGGCGAGCCATTCGCCGTTCGCGTGAGTGGGGAGGCGGCCGAAGTTTTGCCGAAGACCGAGGACAACGCGGTTATCCAAGCCATGGACCGCCTGTTCGCGGAGGCGGGAGTCTACCGTGGCGCGTTGCCGCCCTTCGCCCTCGAGGTAGACAATCAGATTCCGGTGTCGTCCGGGCTTGGCTCCAGCGCATCGGCGATTGTGGCCGGCCTCGTGCTTGCCAATGCGCTCCTCGAGGAGTACGCGCCGGATCGAAAGCTGGGCCGTGATCGCCTGCTGCGGCTCGCGACTGAGCTCGAGGGGCACCCGGACAACGTCGCGCCCGCGCTTCTGGGCGGCGGCGTGCTGGCATTTCACGATCGCGCGGGCCTTCGCACGGCGGAAGTGCCGATTCCTCCGAATCTGCGCTTTGTGGCGGCGACGCCCGAATTCGCGCTGCCGACCGAACTCGCGCGCCGCGTCCTGCCGAAAGCCTATCCCCGGGACGAGGCCGTGGAAAACGTGGCGCAGTGCGCTCGATTGTTGCTGGCGCTGCTCAAGCCCGATCTCGACCTTCTCCGCGGAGGCATGCTGGATTACTTCCACGAGCCGTACCGCAAGCCGCTCGTGCCTGGAGCGGACGAGGTCGAGCGGGCGGCCATGGCTGCAGGCGCATACGCCGTCACGCTGAGCGGCGCAGGACCCACGCTGCTCGCCTGGTGCAAGCCGGACGTGGCCCTTCGCGTGGCGGATGAGATGACGCTCGCGTGGCGCAACGCAGGCACGCCGTGTCGGGCGCTCGTGCTGCGGCCGGTGCACGGTGAGACACGCGCGCATTGGAAGTTTGAATCAACAGGAGACGAGGTGTGA
- a CDS encoding hotdog fold thioesterase, protein MDIRELIPNTLMAYLGMEVVEASKERIVMTMPVDARTHQPMGLLHGGASVALAESAASLGGALNVCDDGKVVVGMEINANHIRPLREGVVKAIAEPIHRGSSTQVWQIRIVDERDRLVCISRCTLAVIQNRGRMQKAWPTEV, encoded by the coding sequence ATGGATATTCGAGAATTAATACCGAACACTTTGATGGCATACTTGGGGATGGAAGTAGTGGAGGCGTCGAAGGAGCGGATCGTTATGACGATGCCCGTGGATGCGCGTACGCACCAGCCCATGGGACTTTTGCACGGTGGTGCGAGCGTGGCGCTTGCCGAATCGGCTGCCAGCCTTGGTGGCGCGCTAAATGTGTGCGACGATGGGAAAGTAGTGGTTGGAATGGAGATTAATGCTAACCATATCCGTCCACTACGCGAAGGTGTGGTCAAGGCCATTGCGGAGCCCATCCATCGTGGATCGTCGACGCAGGTGTGGCAGATCCGGATTGTGGACGAGCGCGATCGCCTGGTGTGCATTTCCCGTTGCACCCTTGCCGTCATTCAAAATCGCGGCCGGATGCAGAAGGCGTGGCCTACAGAAGTGTGA
- a CDS encoding IS3 family transposase: MPKRRKLLAGTGILASASSELPFKTRAEAIRRIFEYIEIWYNRQRIHAAIGYRTPDEVEYLYFENRLTGASASGDSTDEASA, translated from the coding sequence ATCCCAAAAAGGCGTAAACTCCTTGCCGGGACTGGGATTCTGGCGTCGGCCTCGAGTGAACTTCCGTTTAAGACAAGAGCCGAAGCGATCCGACGGATTTTCGAGTACATCGAAATCTGGTACAACCGACAACGGATCCACGCTGCTATTGGCTATCGGACGCCCGACGAAGTCGAATACCTATACTTCGAGAACCGGTTGACAGGTGCCAGCGCAAGCGGCGACTCGACGGACGAAGCGAGTGCTTGA
- a CDS encoding DUF6788 family protein: MIPLSKRSILVLHRNRQQQHLLAHLDGAIAGSLVETYRTCGKPNCICHSGQKHGPYYLLTWSENGRTRTCHVPAEKVDAVRTGVERFRAAREALQKLGEYNRRLMLEDCGVKSSLWTPQNRECCSMCTDRRRYWRSGLDMEPLRA, translated from the coding sequence GTGATCCCTTTGTCTAAAAGAAGCATCCTCGTCCTACATCGAAATCGTCAACAGCAACACTTGCTCGCTCATCTCGATGGAGCGATCGCTGGCTCACTTGTCGAAACCTACCGCACTTGTGGCAAACCCAATTGCATCTGCCATTCCGGGCAAAAACACGGGCCGTACTACCTGCTGACGTGGTCGGAGAATGGCCGGACGCGTACCTGCCACGTCCCCGCCGAGAAAGTGGATGCCGTACGCACTGGGGTTGAGCGTTTTCGCGCCGCGCGAGAGGCGCTACAGAAACTGGGCGAGTACAATCGCCGTCTGATGCTGGAGGACTGTGGTGTTAAGTCAAGTTTGTGGACACCCCAAAACCGAGAATGTTGTTCAATGTGCACGGATCGGCGTCGATATTGGCGGTCAGGGCTTGACATGGAGCCTCTGCGGGCATGA
- a CDS encoding IS3 family transposase (programmed frameshift), translated as MHAVELALESDRPASEVARDLGISPKSLYGWIAKYREDPDHPFVGSGHLRPDAQAQRDLERENRRLREENEILKKAGAHLHARPEVAFAWIHAHRSELSVQKMCQLLRVSRSGYYAWCKRPESQRAKRRKRLIRRIHELFVESRRLYGSPKITALLRREGERIAQKTVARWMKEHGLRSRTVRKHKATTASQHTYPVHKNVLDQRFVTEHPGQVYMADITYIPTDEGWVYLASVEDLYTRKIVGWRADARMTKELCLDALDQAYRRGRRREGCVTLHHSDRGSQYASHEYQDRLRAYGMVPSMSRKGNCYDNACMESFHSVLKRELIYLERFKTRAEAIQRIFEYIEVWYNRKRIHASIGYHTPDEWERCYFANTG; from the exons CTGCACGCAGTAGAGTTGGCGCTCGAGAGTGACAGACCGGCGAGCGAAGTGGCTCGTGATCTCGGGATTTCCCCGAAGAGCTTGTATGGGTGGATCGCCAAGTATCGTGAGGATCCCGATCACCCCTTTGTTGGAAGTGGACACCTGCGCCCGGATGCACAAGCCCAACGCGATTTGGAGCGGGAAAACCGACGTTTGCGCGAGGAGAACGAGATCCTAAAAAAAGCTG GTGCGCATCTTCACGCACGACCGGAAGTAGCCTTCGCTTGGATCCATGCACACCGCTCCGAGCTTTCGGTTCAGAAGATGTGCCAACTCCTACGGGTTTCTCGGAGCGGGTATTACGCCTGGTGCAAACGCCCGGAAAGCCAACGTGCGAAGCGACGCAAGCGCTTGATTCGACGGATTCACGAGTTGTTTGTGGAGTCCAGGCGCTTGTACGGCAGTCCGAAGATTACGGCACTTCTTCGTCGAGAAGGAGAACGCATTGCTCAAAAGACCGTGGCGCGTTGGATGAAAGAGCACGGCCTCCGAAGCCGGACGGTGCGCAAGCACAAGGCCACCACGGCGTCACAACACACGTATCCTGTGCACAAGAACGTGCTCGACCAACGCTTTGTGACGGAGCACCCCGGTCAGGTGTACATGGCCGATATCACGTACATCCCGACCGACGAGGGGTGGGTGTATCTGGCGAGCGTGGAGGACTTGTATACTCGAAAGATCGTCGGATGGCGTGCGGATGCACGCATGACGAAAGAACTTTGCTTGGACGCACTTGATCAGGCCTATCGACGAGGACGGCGCAGAGAAGGATGTGTCACGCTCCATCATTCGGATCGCGGTAGCCAATACGCGTCGCACGAGTATCAAGATCGCCTACGAGCGTATGGTATGGTGCCAAGCATGAGTCGAAAGGGAAACTGTTATGACAATGCCTGCATGGAATCCTTTCACAGCGTTCTCAAGCGGGAACTCATCTATCTGGAGCGATTCAAAACGCGTGCGGAGGCCATCCAGCGGATTTTTGAGTACATCGAAGTCTGGTACAACCGAAAGCGAATCCACGCATCCATCGGATACCATACCCCGGACGAATGGGAGCGGTGTTATTTTGCGAATACGGGTTGA
- a CDS encoding IS3 family transposase codes for MPPLDETLPRGRPESLRAKRRKRRIRRIHELFLQSRRLYGSPKITALLRRDGERIAQKTVARLMREHGLRSRTVRKYKATTDSKHRHPVHENVLNQRFVAERPGQVYMADITYIPTDEGWVYLASVEDLYSRKIVGWNAGARMSKELCIRALEQAHKHRQQRDGVVLHHSDRGSQYASHEYQNRLRAYGMTASMSRKGNCYDNACMESFHSVLKRELVYLERFRTRAEAIRRIFEYIEIWYNRQRIHGAVGYRTPDDVERQYFEAKLKGDVRIKLWTGRIENVKIS; via the coding sequence ATTCCACCACTTGACGAGACACTACCGCGCGGACGGCCCGAAAGTCTTCGGGCCAAGCGCAGGAAGCGACGGATTCGTCGCATTCATGAGCTGTTCCTGCAATCTCGTCGATTGTATGGGAGTCCAAAGATCACAGCGCTCCTACGTCGGGACGGGGAACGCATCGCACAAAAGACGGTAGCGCGTCTCATGCGAGAGCACGGGCTTCGGAGTCGTACCGTACGCAAGTACAAAGCGACAACCGATTCGAAGCATCGTCATCCCGTGCATGAGAACGTCCTCAATCAACGCTTTGTGGCAGAACGGCCAGGACAGGTCTATATGGCAGATATCACGTACATTCCGACAGATGAAGGCTGGGTGTATCTTGCCAGCGTTGAAGATCTGTACAGCCGTAAGATTGTGGGTTGGAACGCAGGTGCGAGGATGTCCAAAGAGCTCTGCATCCGCGCGTTGGAGCAAGCACACAAACACAGGCAGCAACGCGACGGCGTTGTCCTGCACCATTCGGATCGTGGAAGCCAGTACGCGTCGCATGAGTATCAGAACCGGCTCAGAGCCTATGGGATGACGGCAAGCATGAGTCGGAAAGGGAATTGTTATGACAATGCTTGTATGGAATCATTCCACAGCGTGCTCAAGCGAGAACTCGTGTACCTAGAGAGATTCCGGACGCGAGCTGAGGCCATCCGACGGATCTTCGAGTACATCGAAATCTGGTACAACCGACAACGGATCCACGGTGCAGTTGGGTATCGGACGCCCGATGACGTCGAGCGCCAATACTTCGAGGCGAAGTTGAAAGGTGATGTTAGGATCAAACTGTGGACAGGGCGAATCGAGAATGTAAAAATAAGTTGA
- the tnpC gene encoding IS66 family transposase has translation MTQENGTILMTEQEYEALQREKEQLRQQVAYLEEQIHLLRHRLFGASSEKRRKTPAESDSVQLPLFNEAEVEADAQPSEETGEADAEVTSEGVETETITYERRKPRAARERDAWLYQGEADEVVEYRLSDDERVCSKCAGELHEMSREITRRVKIIPAQMKKVEYVRYVYACRHCEAQDVETPVVRAPMPRPVQAKSLATPEAVAYVMTKKFVDGMPLYRQEQQFARHGYPLSRQTLANWVVHAAETWLEPLYAKLRQVLLAQRYLHADETTLQVLHEAGRAAQTQSYMWVYRSGMDGPPMVLYDYQETRSAEHPRRFLAGFQGYLHVDGYAGYEGLPDVTLVGCWAHARRKFDEALKAVPPKERKGKTAAEEGLSYCNALYAVEKKLKNASAEERQRVRMAKSKPILDAFLAWLEKQEQQMLPKSALGRAVNYGLKQWPKLIRYVEDGHLEIDNNRCERSLKPFVIGRKNWLFANTPRGARASAVTYSIVETAKENGLNPTAYLTYLFERMPNMDLKDEAAFEALLPWSEGLPDGIRVRN, from the coding sequence ATGACGCAGGAGAACGGCACCATCCTCATGACCGAACAAGAATACGAAGCCCTTCAGCGAGAAAAGGAGCAATTGCGCCAACAGGTGGCCTACCTGGAGGAGCAGATCCATCTGCTCCGTCATCGTCTGTTTGGGGCTTCCAGTGAAAAGCGGCGCAAGACCCCGGCTGAGTCGGACAGCGTCCAGCTCCCGTTGTTCAACGAAGCCGAAGTCGAGGCGGACGCCCAACCTTCGGAAGAGACCGGGGAAGCCGATGCAGAAGTGACGTCGGAAGGCGTGGAGACGGAGACCATCACGTATGAGCGCCGGAAGCCTCGTGCGGCACGGGAGCGTGACGCCTGGCTGTATCAGGGCGAAGCAGACGAGGTCGTCGAATACCGACTGTCAGATGACGAGCGAGTCTGCTCGAAATGTGCGGGTGAGCTTCACGAGATGAGCCGTGAGATCACGCGACGCGTGAAAATCATCCCGGCGCAGATGAAAAAAGTCGAGTACGTGCGGTACGTGTACGCCTGCCGGCACTGTGAAGCGCAGGACGTGGAGACCCCTGTGGTGCGCGCGCCGATGCCGAGGCCGGTGCAGGCGAAGAGTCTCGCGACGCCAGAAGCGGTGGCATACGTGATGACGAAGAAGTTCGTCGACGGGATGCCATTGTACCGGCAAGAGCAACAGTTTGCGCGGCACGGGTATCCGCTGTCCCGCCAAACGCTGGCGAATTGGGTGGTGCACGCGGCGGAGACGTGGTTAGAGCCGCTCTATGCGAAACTTCGCCAAGTGCTCCTGGCTCAGCGCTATCTGCATGCGGACGAAACGACTCTGCAAGTGTTGCATGAAGCCGGGCGCGCGGCGCAGACCCAGTCGTACATGTGGGTGTACCGGAGCGGTATGGACGGACCGCCTATGGTCCTGTACGACTACCAGGAAACGCGGAGCGCGGAGCATCCGCGACGGTTCTTGGCAGGGTTTCAAGGGTATCTGCACGTGGATGGATACGCGGGCTATGAGGGCTTGCCGGATGTCACCCTTGTAGGATGTTGGGCACATGCGCGGCGAAAGTTTGACGAAGCCCTAAAGGCAGTGCCTCCCAAGGAGCGAAAGGGCAAGACGGCTGCCGAAGAAGGATTGTCGTATTGCAACGCGCTGTATGCGGTGGAGAAGAAGCTGAAGAACGCAAGCGCCGAAGAGCGACAACGTGTGCGGATGGCCAAAAGTAAGCCCATCCTGGACGCGTTTTTGGCATGGCTTGAAAAGCAGGAACAGCAGATGTTGCCGAAGAGCGCGTTAGGACGGGCGGTGAATTATGGCCTGAAGCAGTGGCCCAAGCTGATTCGGTACGTCGAAGACGGGCATTTGGAGATCGACAACAACCGATGCGAGCGGTCATTGAAGCCGTTTGTGATCGGACGGAAGAACTGGCTTTTTGCCAATACGCCGCGAGGAGCACGGGCCAGTGCTGTGACATACAGCATCGTGGAGACAGCGAAGGAGAATGGACTGAATCCGACCGCGTATTTGACGTATCTCTTTGAACGGATGCCGAACATGGACCTCAAGGATGAAGCGGCGTTCGAGGCATTGTTGCCTTGGTCAGAAGGGCTCCCTGATGGGATTCGAGTGAGAAATTGA
- the tnpB gene encoding IS66 family insertion sequence element accessory protein TnpB (TnpB, as the term is used for proteins encoded by IS66 family insertion elements, is considered an accessory protein, since TnpC, encoded by a neighboring gene, is a DDE family transposase.) — MRKSIDGLAALVQASFQLDPFSPCLFVFCNRQRDKLKILHWSHNGFWLYYRRLERGRFDWPETGDAKTMVITRRELNWLLDGLPLEQPKAHRAVHVRSAI, encoded by the coding sequence ATGCGCAAATCCATTGACGGACTCGCCGCACTCGTTCAGGCGTCGTTTCAACTCGATCCGTTTTCGCCATGCCTGTTTGTCTTCTGCAATCGGCAACGGGACAAGCTCAAAATCTTGCACTGGTCGCACAACGGCTTTTGGCTGTACTATCGGCGCTTAGAGCGCGGTCGATTCGATTGGCCAGAGACAGGAGATGCCAAGACCATGGTGATCACACGGCGAGAGCTGAACTGGCTCCTGGATGGCCTGCCGCTCGAGCAGCCGAAAGCGCATCGAGCTGTGCATGTCCGTTCTGCGATTTAA
- the tnpA gene encoding IS66 family insertion sequence element accessory protein TnpA — MSHQERRELWRERIAAFYDSGQSASQFCAEHGLKPHQFWYWLRRLRNETAPGTHDTTFVSVVTTSSPSDAGRSPLTLRIGSVEIDVRPGYDASTLAELIRLVMHVC; from the coding sequence ATGTCTCACCAGGAGCGTCGTGAGCTTTGGCGTGAACGTATCGCTGCCTTCTACGACAGCGGCCAGTCCGCCAGTCAGTTTTGCGCTGAGCACGGTCTGAAACCCCATCAGTTCTGGTACTGGCTTCGCCGACTACGAAACGAAACCGCACCTGGCACGCATGACACGACGTTCGTGTCGGTCGTGACAACCTCTTCACCTTCGGACGCAGGCCGTTCGCCCCTGACCCTGCGCATTGGTTCGGTCGAGATTGACGTCCGTCCCGGCTATGACGCGTCGACACTTGCTGAGCTCATTCGGCTCGTGATGCATGTTTGCTAG